A section of the Oreochromis niloticus isolate F11D_XX linkage group LG9, O_niloticus_UMD_NMBU, whole genome shotgun sequence genome encodes:
- the LOC102075558 gene encoding uncharacterized protein LOC102075558 produces the protein MRFLLRWLLLLLLTVGSHQANDSSSRYLRGNASWRSESLATHTLTLNAKVAKSGLQSRVPRQQHQPQAPIQRICRLSSKTLCLPKKPQQFTSPLQLPRQQVDSLSWGTQPKWKPSCLPKHFCQSKEPRVSHQPGSPLRLPGFLSQWPQWPDRPLYQLQRPHYPAKWPLYSLQMPQYHAKWPHFLPYYQSKRPHYMTVLPIYRGKVIGLPSKATSVSPAGTEGGANVIATQRDQWAWYVGKRLMR, from the exons ATGAGGTTTTTATTAAG ATGGCTGTTGTTGTTACTACTAACTGTTGGAAGTCATCAAGCAAACG ATTCAAGTAGTCGTTACCTCAGGGGGAATGCTTCATGGCGCAGCGAATCACTTGCTACTCATACTTTAACCTTGAATGCAAAG GTAGCAAAGTCCGGTTTGCAGTCACGGGTCCCCCGGCAGCAGCATCAACCTCAGGCACCCATTCAGCGTATATGCCGGCTCAGCTCAAAGACTTTATGCCTTCCTAAGAAGCCCCAGCAGTTCACCAGTCCACTCCAGCTGCCCAGACAGCAGGTTGACTCCCTATCTTGGGGAACCCAGCCAAAGTGGAAGCCTTCCTGCCTGCCCAAGCACTTCTGCCAATCCAAGGAGCCTCGGGTGTCCCATCAGCCTGGTTCTCCACTCAGGCTGCCTGGTTTCCTGTCCCAGTGGCCCCAGTGGCCTGACCGTCCACTTTACCAGCTCCAGAGACCCCACTATCCGGCCAAGTGGCCACTATACTCACTCCAGATGCCTCAGTACCATGCAAAATGGCCACACTTCCTGCCTTACTACCAGTCCAAGCGTCCACACTACATGACTGTGTTGCCTATCTACAGGGGGAAAGTTATTGGTCTACCCAGCAAAGCAACTTCAGTATCCCCAGCAG GCACAGAAGGTGGTGCTAATGTAATAGCCACACAAAGGGACCAATGGGCATGGTATGTAGGAAAACGATTAATGAGATAA
- the LOC102083267 gene encoding putative uncharacterized protein DDB_G0294196, with translation MMFILRWLLLFLLAVKSHQENDQEVPHTDDQLDLSSIYFGNETLWSSGILDNSTLNESNYNTTLTVDYQPEAETLAQNRSLPDLQYSLSHTEPPLKEAESGFQVQVLQQQRTFSSRQSQEPQVPPPTSPPSETTCPSQVLLQVPMPRSPPLWQLEVPQQPRSPLHRLGVAKVSQVSPEFYSPSKQLWVPDEPGSSHQRLDLIQMHESPLQRLQFAEVRQQPRAELRRAQMAQVPQQPSIRLQQLQMAQWPQRPLYQLLIPRYQAKYSHYQPMISRYQERLLGHRPKTPLFRIKHLRHPQQIRYTR, from the exons ATGATGTTTATATTAAG ATGGTTGCTGTTGTTCTTGCTAGCTGTCAAAAGTCATCAAGAAAATG ATCAAGAAGTGCCCCATACGGATGATCAACTGGATTTAAGCAGCATTTACTTTGGAAATGAGACTTTATGGAGCAGTGGGATACTTGATAATTCAACCTTGAATGAGAGTAACTACAACACAACATTAACAGTGGATTATCAGCCTGAAGCCGAAACACTGGCACAAAACAGGTCTTTGCCAGATCTCCAGTATTCATTAAGTCATACTGAACCTCCACTAAAAGAAGCAGAGTCTGGTTTTCAGGTACAGGTGCTCCAACAGCAGCGTACTTTCTCATCCAGGCAGTCACAAGAGCCCCAGGTGCCGCCACCTACCTCCCCACCCAGTGAGACTACCTGCCCATCACAGGTGCTCTTGCAGGTGCCAATGCCGCGCAGTCCTCCACTTTGGCAGCTGGAGGTACCACAGCAGCCCCGTTCTCCACTCCATCGGCTGGGGGTGGCTAAGGTGTCCCAGGTCTCCCCAGAGTTCTACTCCCCATCTAAACAGCTGTGGGTGCCAGATGAGCCTGGTTCATCACACCAGCGGCTGGATTTAATCCAAATGCATGAATCCCCTCTCCAACGGCTACAATTTGCAGAGGTGCGCCAGCAGCCTAGAGCTGAACTCAGACGGGCACAGATGGCTCAGGTACCCCAGCAGCCAAGTATCCGGCTCCAACAGCTGCAAATGGCCCAGTGGCCCCAACGGCCACTCTACCAGCTCCTGATCCCTCGCTACCAGGCCAAGTACTCGCACTACCAGCCTATGATATCCCGTTACCAGGAAAGGCTGCTAGGACACCGACCCAAGACTCCGCTCTTTCGGATCAAGCATCTTCGACACCCCCAGCAGATCAGATATACACGTTAG